In Silene latifolia isolate original U9 population chromosome X, ASM4854445v1, whole genome shotgun sequence, the following proteins share a genomic window:
- the LOC141617744 gene encoding uncharacterized protein LOC141617744 → MRNKVVFENERWSVDKVISRAREIVSEMRGVGVEGGAGVQEERNKWRKPSRGLYKINIDAGLMEGDGFGLGAICRDRGGKVQWGVSVQEGAVREPTVLEAEAILMGLTEAKEKELKSVEIESDCLSVIEDLRNRRRGRSDLNLIYDDIYAMCNFFDTLEFSYVRRSGNRVAHELAHARPWSVGKRRWIDVLPMTLMLL, encoded by the coding sequence ATGCGAAATAAGGTTGTCTTTGAAAATGAGAGGTGGAGTGTGGACAAGGTGATAAGTAGGGCGAGGGAAATTGTGTCGGAAATGAGAGGAGTTGGAGTGGAGGGGGGTGCAGGTGTCCAGGAAGAGAGAAACAAGTGGAGGAAACCGAGCAGGGGACTGTACAAAATCAACATTGATGCGGGATTGATGGAGGGAGATGGGTTCGGGCTGGGAGCTATATGTCGGGATAGGGGGGGAAAAGTGCAGTGGGGTGTCTCGGTACAGGAGGGAGCTGTGCGTGAGCCGACGGTGCTTGAAGCGGAGGCTATTTTGATGGGTCTTactgaagctaaggagaaggagCTAAAGAGTGTGGAGATTGAGAGCGATTGTTTATCTGTCATCGAAGACCTGCGGAATAGAAGACGAGGACGAAGTGATTTAAATCTTATTTACGACGATATTTATGCTATGTGTAATTTCTTTGATACTCTTGAATTTAGTTATGTTAGAAGATCAGGTAATCGGGTTGCTCATGAGCTCGCTCATGCTCGACCTTGGTCAGTAGGGAAACGTAGGTGGATTGACGTCCTTCCTATGACATTGATGCTCTTGTGA